One Kwoniella dejecticola CBS 10117 chromosome 10, complete sequence DNA window includes the following coding sequences:
- a CDS encoding imidazoleglycerol phosphate synthase, cyclase subunit — MAQPKTDTILPIPDVDQPAGHVKDHKPKLYILDYGAGNVRSLANSIKKLGYEFEWVQDESDFDKAEKLIFPGVGAFAQAMTSLQSSGRYEQLQRYIKSGKPYFGICIGMQVLFENSEESPSTKGLGVVPFPIRKFSTQDSKGKKTVPHMGWNCAWRSYAQQQEGEEEKLMLDEDYYFVHSYAALLDESSPSTSKSSISEYAYTLSRYGSETFVSSLKKDNVFACQFHPEKSGPAGLDLLRRWLEASPASLSKSTAPSPTSSSSSDRIWQESNPDSRRNVGKGLTNRIVACLDVRSNDAGDLVVTKGDQYDVREKADGGEVRNLGKPVELARRYYLEGADEIAFLNITSFRSSALLDQPMLDVVRKSAETVFVPLTIGGGIKDTTDPDGTKRSALEVAGAYFRSGADKVSIGSEAVLAVEALLDRESRGEEPLSGTTGIETISQGYGNQAVVVSIDPKRVYVDTSKPNWREDEKLKKHLDCLVYGDKAISKTADEEKGLVWWYQCTISGGRDVRDIDVVQLAKGVERLGAGEILLNSVDRDGSGKGFDLDLISLVKNAVSIPVVSSSGAGSADDFVEVFQKTETEAALAAGIFHRKEVAIDDVKLTLEKEGLPVRRCELETI; from the exons ATGGCTCAACCCAAGACGGATACCATATTACCTATACCTGATGTAGATCAGCCTGCGGGACATGTCAAGGACCACAAGCCGAAGTTATATATTCTGGACTATGGAGCTGGGAATGTTAGATC CCTTGCCAACTCGATCAAAAAGCTTGGATATGAGTTTGAATGGGTGCAAGATGAGAGCGATTTTGACAAAGCTGAA AAACTCATCTTCCCAGGTGTCGGCGCCTTCGCACAGGCAATGACCTCTCTGCAATCTTCCGGGCGATATGAGCAACTGCAGAGATACATCAAGAGCGGCAAACCGTACTTCGGTATCTGCATCGGTATGCAAGTGCTTTTCGAGAACTCGGAAGAATCACCTTCGACTAAAGGTCTAGGAGTCGTCCCATTCCCAATCAGAAAATTCTCTACCCAGGATtccaaggggaagaagacCGTCCCTCACATGGGATGGAATTGCGCTTGGCGCTCATACGCACAGCAACAAGaaggggaggaggagaagtTGATGTTGGATGAAGATTATTATTTCGTCCACTCATACGCTGCTCTTCTTGACGAATCGTCcccttcaacctcgaagAGCTCTATTTCAGAGTACGCCTATACACTTTCGCGATACGGCTCAGAGactttcgtctcttccctTAAGAAGGATAACGTGTTCGCCTGTCAATTCCACCCTGAGAAATCCGGTCCTGCAGGCTTAGATCTCTTGCGAAGATGGCTAGAAGCTTCGCCTGCCTCTCTTTCCAAATCAACAGCTCCAtctccaacttcctcatcttcgtccgataGGATATGGCAAGAGTCTAATCCTGACTCAAGGAGGAACGTGGGTAAAGGTTTGACCAATAGAATCGTGGCTTGTCTCGATGTGCGTTCGAACGATGCTGGAGATCTAGTAGTCACCAAGGGAGATCAATACGACGTTCGAGAAAAGGCCGATGGAGGGGAAGTGCGGAACCTTGGGAAACCCGTCGAATTGGCTAGAAGGTATTACTTGGAAGGAGCGGACGAGATTGCCTTTTTGAATATCACTTCCTTCAGATCCTCAGCCTTGTTGGATCAACCGATGTTAGACGTCGTCAGGAAATCGGCCGAGACGGTCTTTGTCCCGCTCACTATTGGCGGTGGGATTAAAGATACGACCGATCCGGATGGGACGAAGCGATCGGCACTGGAAGTGGCAGGAGCATACTTCAGGTCAGGTGCCGATAAGGTCTCCATCGGGTCCGAAGCCGTCTTAGCTGTCGAAGCGCTTCTCGACCGAGAGAGTCGGGGAGAAGAGCCGTTGAGTGGCACGACGGGTATAGAAACAATTTCTCAGGGGTACGGAAACCAGGCTGTCGTAGTTTCCATCGACCCCAAAAGAGTCTACGTGGATACTAGCAAACCCAATTGGAGGGAAGACGAGAAATTGAAGAAACACTTGGATTGTTTGGTCTACGGTGATAAGGCGATATCGAAGACTGccgacgaggagaagggattgGTATGGTGGTATCAATGTACGATCTCCGGCGGGCGGGATGTGCGTGATATAGATGTAGTTCAGCTGGCTAAAGGAGTAGAAAGGTtaggagcaggagagatACTGTTGAATTCGGTAGATCGGGATGGGTCGGGCAAAGGATTCGATCtggatttgatcagcttggtgaAAAACGCTGTCTCGATTCCGGTGGTCTCGTCCTCTGGAGCAGGATCAGCGGATGATTTCGTAGAAGTTTTCCAGAAGACGGAAACGGAGGCTGCCCTGGCGGCGGGGATCTTCCACAGGAAAGAGGTGGCGATTGATGATGTTAAGCTCAcgctggagaaagagggattaCCGGTGAGAAGATGCGAATTGGAGacgatatag